In Candidatus Ancaeobacter aquaticus, the sequence TCTATAATATTTTTACTTACAGCCAGTCCTAATCCTGTACCGCTTCCTACTTCCCATTTTGTGTAAAATGGCTCAAAAATGTTTTCAATATCTTTCTTATCTACACCCACACCTGTATCTTTAAACTCGATATCCAAAAAATCATTTTGATGAGTTGTTATAGTTAAATCCCCTCCGCTTGACATTGCTTTCACCGCATTCAAAATTATATTGATAACGACCTGCATAAACTGATCGCCGTCAATTTGTATCTTCGGGATATCAGTATCATATCTTTTATACAGTGAGATGTTTCCCTTTTTTAGGTCAGCTGTCAATAAATTTAATGAATTATCTATTACATGATTAATATCAGACAGCTGAGTTTTTGTTTTATTAATTTTTGCAAAATTAAGCAAATTATTAAGAATTCTTGAAATCCTTTCTACTTCACTTTTTACAACAGTTAATATTTTTGTGGTATTTTCATCAGTAGCACTACGCATAAGTTGTTGCACTCTGCCATAAATCGATGTGAGAGGATTATTTATTTCATGAGATAAATTTGCTGCCAGTTTACCTATCGCGGCAAATTTTTCTGATCGAATCAGTTGCTCATGTGTTTTTTTGACTTCGGTTTTCGCGTGCATTAAGTGTTCAATAAGCTGCGCATTATCTATAACGGAGGCTATTTGAAAGGCAAGTGGCTCTAATATCTTTCTATCTTCTTCGTTGAAGGGTTTTTCATTGATCTTATTATTTATATTCAATACGCCTATCACCGTATCTTTGATCTTGAGGGGAACACATAAAAGTGAAGAGGTTAAATATCTCTCTTTGTTTCGTTCTTTAAATCTTCCATCATCAGCGATATTGGAAA encodes:
- a CDS encoding ATP-binding protein: MKNIDTRSVTNENILVFDTTDRIYKDLTSTLPKTFSVLHEDNNKNLFNAIRNNAITVLIINLTSIDYKINDLLQWKKNHATSFEYIIVTKKPSEKEITQYITQGAFECIENYTSCEYISCIVLRASEKNRSSSEIHKLHEILHAQSLELIKEKDLKVSLLYEASKITGSVFNLETLFKMIVLLITYTMKVKICSLMLINDATGELEIKEAAGLQQNIIDSTSIKVGEGVSGWVLAEGKSLLISNIADDGRFKERNKERYLTSSLLCVPLKIKDTVIGVLNINNKINEKPFNEEDRKILEPLAFQIASVIDNAQLIEHLMHAKTEVKKTHEQLIRSEKFAAIGKLAANLSHEINNPLTSIYGRVQQLMRSATDENTTKILTVVKSEVERISRILNNLLNFAKINKTKTQLSDINHVIDNSLNLLTADLKKGNISLYKRYDTDIPKIQIDGDQFMQVVINIILNAVKAMSSGGDLTITTHQNDFLDIEFKDTGVGVDKKDIENIFEPFYTKWEVGSGTGLGLAVSKNIIENFGGELCVHSKIGVGTTFTIKLPCN